accaaataacaattatttaggtctaatattaatcccgaaggtagatgtagaggtagcgtgccgacggcgatcacatcgactttggaaccatttcccacgcgcatcgtcacctcgtccttagccaatcttcgctcaatccgtagcccctgtttcgagttgcaaatattagcaacagaaccagtatcaaatacccagatgcTACTACGAGCatcggtaaggtacacatcaataacatgtatatcacatatacctttgttaaccttgccatccttcttttccgccaaatacttggggcagttccgcttccagtgaccagtttgcttgcagtagaagcactcagtttcaggcttaggtccagacttgggtttcttctcctgaacaacaacttgcttgctattcttcttggagttccctttcttcttctctttgccctttttcttgaaactagtggttttactgaccatcaacacttgatgctcctttttgatttctacctccgctgcctttagcattgcgaagagctcgggaatagtcttattcatcccttgcatgttatagttcatcacgaagctcttgtagcttggtggcagtgattgaagaattctgtcaatgacgctatcatccggaagattaactcccagttgaatcaagtgattgttatacccagacattttgagtatatgcgcactgacagaactattctcttccatcttgcagctgtagaacttattggagacttcatatctctcaatccgggcatttgcttgaaatattaacttcaactcctggaacatctcatatgctccatgatgttcaaaacgtcgttgaagacccggttctaagccgtaaagcatggcacactgaactatcgagtagtcatcagctttgctctgccagacgttcataacatctggtgttgctcctgcagcaggtctggtacccagcggtgcttccaggacataattcttctgtgcagcaatgaggataatcctcaagttatggacccagtccgtgtaattgctaccatcatttttcaactttgctttctcaaggaacgcattaaaattcaacggaacaacagcacgggccatctatctacaatcaacatagacaagcaagatactatcaggtactaagttcatgataaatttaagttcaattaatcatattacttaaaaactcccacttagatagacatccctctaatcatctaagtgatcacgtgatccaaatcaactaaaccataactgatcatcacgtgaaatggagtagttttcaatggtgaacatcactatgttgatcatatctactatatgattcacgctcgacctttcggtcgcagtgttccgaggccatatctgcatatgctaggctcgtcaagtttaacctgagtattctgcgtgtgcaaaactggcttgcacccgttgtagatggacgtagagcttatcacacccgatcatcacgtggtgtctgggcacgacaactttggcaacggtgcatactcagggagaacacttttatcttgaaatttagtgagagatcatcttataatgctaccatcaatcaaagcaagataagatgcataaatgataaacatcacatgtaatcaatataagtgatatgatatggccatcatcatcttgtgcttgtgatctccatctccgaagcaccgtcatgatcaccatcgtcaccggcgcgacaccttgatctccatcgtagcatcgttgtcgtctcgccaatcttatgcttcttcgactatcgctaccacttagtgataaagtaaagcattacagggcgattgcattgcatacaataaaacgacaaccatatggctcctgccagttgccgataactcggttacaaaacatgatcatctcatacaataaaatttagcatcatgtcttgaccatatcacatcacaacatgccctgcaaaaacaagttagacgtcctctactttgttgttgcaagttttacgtggctgctactgggcttagcaagaaccgttcttacctacgcatcaaaatcacaacgatagtttgtcaagttggtgctgttttaaccttcgcaaggaccgggcatagccacactcggttcaactaaagttggagaaactgacacccgccagccacctgtgtgcaaagcacgtcggtagaatcagtctcgcgtaagcgtacgcgtaatgtcggtccgggccgcttcatccaacaataccgccgaaccaaagtatgacatgctggtaagcagtatgacttatatcgcccacaactcacttgtgttctactcgtgcatatgacatctacgcataaaacctggctcggatgccactgttggggaacgtagtaatttcaaaaatttcctacgcacatgcaagatcatggtggtgcatagcaacgagaggggagagtgttgtccacgtaccctcgtagaccgaaagcggaagcattagcacaacgcggttgatgtagtcgtacgtcttcacgatccgaccgatcaagtaccgaacgcacggcacctccgagttcagcacacgttcagcccgatgacgtccctcgaactccgatccagccgagtgttgagggagagtctcgtcagcacgatggcgtggtgacgatgatgatgttctaccgacgcagggcttcgcctaagcaccgctacagtattatcgaggtggactatggtggaggggggcaccgcacacggctaaaagttcaaacgatcaattgttgtgtctctagggtgccccctgcccccgtatatagaggagcaaggggggaggtgcggccggccaggagggggcgcgccaggaggagtcctactccggagggggaaagaggagggagagaggaaggaaagggggggcgccgcccccttctccttgtcctattcggactaggggggaggggcgcgcggccctgcctggccgcctctcctcttctccacaaaggcccactatggcccattaagcccccggggggttccggtaacctcccggtactccggtaatattccgattttacccggaacatttccgatatccaaatataggcttccaatatatcaatcttcatgtctcgaccatctcgagactcctcgtcatgtccgtgatcacatccgggactccgaacaaccttcggtacatcaaaacatataaactcataatataactgtcatcgaaactttaagcgtgcggaccctacaggttcgagaactatgtagacatgaccgagacacgtctccggtcaataaccaatagcggaacctggatgctcatattggctcccacatattctacgaagatctttatcggtcagaccgcataacaacatacgttgttccctttgtcatcggtatgttacttgcccgagattcgatcgtcggtatctcaatacctagttcaatctcgttaccggcaagtctctttactcattccataatacatcatcccgcaacaaactcattagttgcaatgcttgcaaggcttaagtgatgtgcattaccgagagggcccagagatacctctccgacaatcggagtgacaaatcctaatctggaaatacgccaacccaacaagtaccttcgaagacacctgtagagcacctttataatcacccagttacgttgtgacgtttggtcgcacacaaagcgttcctccggtaaacgggagttgcataatctcatagtcataggaacatgtataagtcatgaagaaagcaatagcaacatactaaacgatcgagtgctaagctaacggaatgggccaagtcaatcacatcattctcctaatgatgtgatcctgttaatcaaatgacaactcatgtcaatggctaggaaacataaccatatttgatcaacgtgCTAgtgaaatagaggcatactagtgacactctgtttgtctgtgtattcacacaagtattatgtttccggttaatacaattctagcatgaataataaacatttatcatgatataaggaaataaataataactttattattgcctctagggcatatttccttcaaaagccgCCTCTATTATGCTCACCATCAACTGATACTAGTTTAGCTTTAGCAGAAGGATGGGGAACAGTCATCAAAGTCTGAGTCAATACACTTGCTAGTTAATGCTGGATCATCAAAGATCTGATTCTATTTCATAATACCTTCTGCCTCTTTCCTAAGGGATCCAATCATAAGGAATTTCATCGCTCTGCTCATGATAGTTGGTCGAGttcccttttccttttttgttgagttttgcctCTCCACCTTTCCTTGTCTCCATTCCGACTTATTCGCTTCTTTGTGCAAGCACTTGGTTCGCCAGCTTCCTGAACCGGCATCATCATGAGAGAGCCGGTGGAGACTTTCGTCACCTATTTGGTCTCATTCCCTCTGCTCAAACCGCGAGTCATTCATGCAACGTACAAGTACTAATAGCGTGATATGATTGCGGATCTGATAGGAGATCATTCTTTCGATTCTATATCCTCGCTTTAGGTCTTGCTTCTTAATAAAGGGGTTATGACACTCTGAGTCCATCCATGTTGAAGGAATGGACAGAGACATGCAAAGACAAAGTACTGATTTGACTACCGATAGAGAGCAGAGCTAGAGACAAGATGCCTAGGAACCAATAGGCGGCATAGGGGGTAAAGCACAACACCTAGGAATAGGAACCAACAACACAACAAAATTCTAAGAAATTACCCAGCAAGAAAACTCTTGTCCCTTTTCCTTTCTCAAAAGAAAAATGATGCATGGAATAAAATCCACACTACCAATTCTGAATTTTTGGATGAAAGATTATTATTATTTGTTATCACCTTTCATGCTAGCTTCCCCTTCGCTCGAAGCCTGCAATCCTCGACGGTGATGTCATCTTTTTTCTTCTTTGGGAGGAGAGTGATGGATGCCTGGGTTACCCTTCAAACATAAAAGCCATTGCTAGGATAGAACTTTTGACGCCATTTTTCCTATTTTTAAACTCAAATTGATAAATCCACATGGCAAGTAGGAATAGTTTCGAGTTTCTGGTCTGTTTTCTTTTGAGAATCAAACCTCTAATTGGTTTTTGCTAAAAAAAACTCGCGAATTCAAAAACTTTCAtggttttgaaaaagttcacaaaaatgcaagtagTTCGCAAATTTCTTTAAAAAGTGaatggttttgaaaaaagttcactaatttTTAAAAAGTGTGTGGATGTGAAAAACGTTAATCGATATTGAAAAATTAACAAATTGAAAGACTTCCCAGTTTTCAAAAACAAAAGTTCACAAATTTCATAAAAGTTCATGACTTCGAAAAGTTCACaattaaaaaattcacaaaaatgaAAAAACTCCTGCATGTGCCGGCCCATTTTCAGACATAGCGCATAGTAGTGCGTGCGCCAGTTAGCAATTTGTGTTGTAACCGGTGCTTAAGGCACATAATAGGAACTGAGTTCCATGATGGTTCATCTGGCCAACATGATACGTATGTGCCTTAAGCACCGATTATGATACGAATGGTTCATCTGGCCAATATGATACGAATGGCCACTGTATAGACCGGCCCATCATTGGCTCAGAAAGAAGAAAAAAGCTGATCCAAGAAGAGATTCTCCCCTATTTCTGTTTATCATTTCACTGGCAACTTCCTGGCTGAAATGGAGTCCATTTTGTCCAGCGGACGACCGATGGCGGGGCCTTGTCAACCCTTTCCTTCGTTGTCTAGTTGGATCCCCCTTCTGAGTCAAACAAAAAAGTTCGATTGCCCTGCATATAGGGAATCCGATCTTCGATGATGATGTATCCATAATTGAGAATCACAGAGTGGAGCTGCCATTTGTTGAAACCCTAATGGTTTGTACGTGGGTTTTCCCGTTCTAGCCTACTCGGGAATTTCCCGTTCTCCCCTACTTGAAACTCTTACTCTAGCAGTGGGCTGCAAATCCAAAGGTGTTTGACTACTTCCGGTTGATTGGAGGTTGTCAATGCAATTGACAATGGAATACTACATCGTCCTGATGAAGATCAACCATCGTACGAGAGACTTCATTGAAGCTCGCTTCTACATGAAGGAAAGAGTCAGCACAACATTCAACCATGCATGGGAAAATGTTTCTCACTCAATTGttctacttatattcaataaatactTTTACAACTATACATAATCAAATACAATAAGTCGTATGTACTTTTAATTTTGGCTCTAATTATGAGCCCAAATTTTCATCAACCAATTCCCGCAACACCGAGCGGggtatcatctactccctccgtcccaaaatataagagcgttttgtacactagtatagtgtcaaaaacgttcttatattatgagacagagggagtagtttagaaaatgttaatgaatttgaaTAATAGAAAGGTAAAGAAAGAACAAAAAAAGTAATGAAAAATAAAAAGatagaaaagtactccctccgtcgcaTAATATAAGAGcttgttcttatattatgggaccggGGGGCGGGGTAGAAAAATTGTAAATAAAATTTTTGGCCAAAAAAGGGTGCGTATTTCGTACCAAACGTGAATTGTTCCCAGTAATGGGGTGGGGAATAGGATTTTCCAATTTTCAGTAGGCACCATCGTAACCTTTTTCTTCCTTTATCAATTAAAAGTTGGTATTTCAATGGGTCTTTTTGGCCCAAATGATATGAATACCTAACAGGTTTCAGTTTGCAAAGTAATATAAGAgtttttagatcactactttagtgtttTAAACATTCTTATATTTCTTTAAAGGGAGTAAACAGATAAGACGAGGAGACGGGAAAATAGGCATGGACGCCAGGACGGACACGACTCCGCGTGCGTACCTGCCTTGATGTATACAAATCATGTGTATACAAACCACATACGTACACAAATACATGTGTGTGGTTGTACGTACCAAACATCAACCAGTCACCGAGCTTCGCATGAAGTCGTCACCAAAGCCACTGCGCAAACAAGCCTAGCTGAGAGCCTGAGATGCTCAGGTTTCTTGTGCTGCTAGTCGTCCAAAGATGATTAAGTTTTGGAGCTGGCGCGAGCTCTCacatttttctagatttattttagcCTTTTTTCAGTGATGTCGTTCCTTAAGTGAAATGATGTTTTCATCGACTACAAGGAACCTGTgatgacttcatcaatctcaaaatTGTTAGCCCAATCTCTTAGTGGTGTTCATAGGGGTAAGCTATGTGTCCATGTGTTTATAATGGCAAGTGTTCATACAAAGAAAGTACAATGGCAGAAACGAAACGACCATTCCATCCTTTATAAGGACGTGACCAAAACAACACCATGACTCTAAAATCGCCCAAGTAGGCGCCATCCACGCAACACCAAGCAACCAACCACGGTCCAAAGTTCTATAAACTCACACCCTATAGCAACCCGAAAGTGGTACATAGCCCGACTTAAAGACACCTGTCCTTTTATCTCCCTGCGATGGTGGCATCCATATTGGTATGTTtctcattggggggggggggggggggtggtgcagGAGTTTGCACCGAGTTGGTGTTCAACATTTTGGCCGCTTCCCACTTATCCCATGTAGATTCCTAGTTCATCATAGGGATAATATGCACATTTACTCTGTGGTTTTATACTTAGGTTCCATGGCCCATTGGGCCCAAAGAGGTTCAGTCATATGGTGTTTTAGGGATTTAACTTACTATTGTGTTCTCGCACACGTCACAGGTCCTCGTGATGGGAATGACTtaagtgggcggcaaaacaaacaattcataAACTAGAGACCATCAtgatgatcaccatcgttaccatGGTACAGTTTGACAAATTCATAATTTCCTATTTATTCAATCCAAATTACAATACAACTTTTGCTCTCAACCAATACAACCACCTGGTCCACCATAGTTGAACGTATAACCCTTCTTAAATTCGAGAAATAAATCGTTTGCATCATAACAATCTTTCCTATCAACTAACTTGACCATCCCAGTGTAACGGGGGTCAAAAGCTTGACCCTTTGAGTTGTATTTCTTAATGTGATTGAAGTAGGCAGATTTCTTCTCATTATAATCAGGTAAGTGTCCACTACCCATTGGTGGACCATGTGCATTCTTTAAGTAATTCACGAATCCAGTCAATGCTTGTATACGTGGTGTTTCAGGGCAAAGCTCCTTTGGAAAATGTCCCAAGAATGACGGTGTTTCTAAATCATGACGGTACACCACCCAACCTCCAGAATTTGGATCCTGTAGTCAATGAGGGACCGATGAAATCGATGAACAATAAATTTCATGCACAAGAAGAGTATAAGCAAGTTTTAATTAGCAAAAATCTTGGGTGACATATAGTTTCCCAGAACCTAAAGTTCCATATTTTATAATATAATACCATAGCACTGAAATCCTTCTTTGTTAATTTTAATTTTGCATTCTTAAATAGTTGCAAGCCACCCTATTTTTCCTATTCATGTTGCCACTGCCACATTAGCAAGTCATGTATGGTAGTTCTAAGTTTTGTTTGCGCTACTTTCATTGTATAGGTGCAACCATGCCACATTAGAAAGTCGTGTGATAGGCAAAAGTTATATTTTTCATAGTATTTATTTTTCTAACCCTTGCATCCCTGCCAAATCAGCTAGTCATGCATGTCCCTCATAGTTTGCCATTTTTTGCATAAATGTTTGGGTTGTCACTAATGTTATATGTGTTGGACACTCGGAGAATATATATGTAATTCATGTTTCacatttttttgttagaaacaAGGCATTCTGTTAACTGTAATGAAAATGTTATATAACATCTATTTATGCATTTCGTTCAACAAGATTCCTGCAGCAACGCACGAGAAATAGTAGAAAATGTGTGATCTTGTTGACTAGGAAGAATGTTGCACCTTGTTGAGGCTAAGCCTGATGTAGTGATCTTGTATGCCGTAAATTGATGGAGGAGCAATGGCTTGTCCTGGCACTAGCTTAGCTCCACTCGCAGGAATAAATCCTCCGCATTGTAAGTTGTAGCACCCCTTTGATCTCGAGTCCTTCTATGTAATAAAAAAGGGAACATGCATTATTGTCGATATAAAGAGACTAATACTTGGTCTGATAATGTCTCAAACTATTACAAAATACATCTAGACTATATACGGACAATAATAATATATAAGTTGTTTGAATGACATTGTTTACACTTACGGTCCAATATGTAAAGAAGCGGATATCTCTGTTATGGTACAAAGAGGGCGAAATCTGCAAGGAAAACCATATTACAAAATAGTATTTCGTTCAAAAGAATTGGAGGTTACTAGGATAGGTGATATGTTTGTACGTGGAAGCCGGCTTGAATTAAGTTGTAGTGTCCTCGATCTTGACAATAGATCTGTATGGATGCTCCAGATTCTTGAGAGTTTTCAATATTTGGGGAAGCCCATATACTCATTTCAGCTCGAAGGCCATAGAATTGTCCTGGCATGGTGTGCCACATTGCATACTTGTGACAGAAATTATACCTCAAATTAGTGAATAAATAGAAAAACTATGGAGCAGGACATAATAAACAAGTGAGGCTTTTCCTTCTTGGTCGTGATACGAGGTTCTCCTACGGTCCTACTGGACGTATACAATTGGGATTTTTTTGCATGCTCCTTTGGAGATAATCTAGATTTTCATTGGCCTTGTGGCATGTATGTCATAATGGATCTAGATTTCTTCACGGGGTGTGGTGTCATTCCTATGCAATTAGACCTTttgtgttcatgcatgcattgctaTAAGTCATATGGTTTTGTCGATTGCTCAGGTGCTTGGGTTGAACAAATCTTCTATCCTCCACATAGCAGGGGTAAAACCAAACTTGACTCTCTCtctatccctctccctctctctctatctacATATACCTATGTGATAGGTGTGAAGCGTATTGCTAGTAGAGTGTTGGCATGTGAGGATAAGTCTCAAGTAGAGTATGGCTTTGTTCCTTTCTTAATCTATTTGTTTTTGGTGTTCTGGTAGCATGTCTTGTTTACAATGCTCATCACTTTCCTGCCCTAGATGTAGGGATTCAAGCCTAGTTCATTTAGGTGTATGCCTTTTTAAGTTGTCAATTATGTACCACCTTGTCTCTCTGACCACCGACCATAATTAACCTTGACGAACTATGGTTTAGGTGGATCATTAATGAATGTGGATTTGTATTGTTTCATCTCTATGATTTAAAGTTGTGATGCTCATGTTCAAAACTACCTTTGAATTTGCCTTTTATATTATCGCACGCCATCGTGGCATACATTGTGATTTTTATGATGGTCAATGGTCAGAAAGAAATCAACAAACATCTGAAATCTAACACATGAAAAAGTAGATAAAGATATGTCCATAGAGGGGAAAAGAAAGAGTGAGAAAGTGTACAtgagaaataatattactcccctcATCCGTGAAATCAGCTCTCCATGGAAACTGAAAACGTTTAGGACTTAAAACAGTGGTGTTCTGCATTGGAAATGTTAGTGCATGGTTAGTCAACATATATAATTGACATACAAAGTCTCCGAAAGAAATAAGTATTATTTTCTACTTGTGGTGTCCTAAAATTTTAGTTGGGAACATACGTAATGTAGAGTCGTTACTAATGATTGCAACCAATAGTAATTGTCAAGATTAACTACTCAGATAGATGCAAGAATTGGATAAATGCATAAACCACTCCACAAAGAATTGCATGTGTAAAAATGTAAAGTAAGATGTTTCTTACCTTCTCATTCTTCTGTAGATTTCCATCCATGTCTATTGATTCAAGCAAGGTGGGGTAGCAAGGTCTAAACAAAAAACATAGTAAGACCAATATGGGAACATAATCACCACCCATTCGTATATAGGAATTGTGTTCCTTTCGATGAAGCACGTAACTATGTGTTTCCTTACTTACTTGTATATCTTTTGGAGAACACAACTTATATAGAGTTGAGCCCCGTTCTTATTTTGGAAAACTTTAAATGGCATCGTATTAATGATTCGCTCAACATTTAACGAGTAGTCATCTAGTGCACCATTCTTTCTGAATATGGATATAAATCAATTATTCAATCAATGTTCATTTACTATGGACTTGTTTTACATCCAATTAATGATTGCTTGGTACCTATATTTTCATGTGGATATACATCCATTTATACATCAATATTTATCAATAATGGACTGGAGTTACATCCAAAGAATGGATGCATGACTATCTATATTTTTTATATGGAAATACAAGCTATTTAATCTTCCTATACCGTTCAACCACGGGGCTTCCCCAAATGGATTCCTTTCTCCATTACCAACAGTGGTGGTGGTCAGGGAATAGAAAAGATCCATATAATATTCATCACAAGGGTTGCCTGAACCAACCCAAATGTTTGAGAGGTCATGCCATCTGTACCAAGGTCATCTCAAGCAGAGAGCTCTACCAAATGTGTTAAGATGCAACACTTCAAGACCCTGGTTGGACGGCAAACGGTTTCCCAATTTACCCTGCACTTGTAGCTCATGACCTTATCGGTCCCCGACTAAACGAAGGCGCACTCAGTCTTGGTCATGCTCTTGATGATgggtgtggagggggggggggactAGAGGCGTTAGGTGGTGGATGGCTTGCGAGGTGATGATTGACTTAACAAGTGCACCGTGGCCTACTGAGGTGATATGCATGCCCTCCCAAGGCACAACTTTATTTGCAATTTTGTCCTCAAGGTATTGAAAATCGACCCGCCTAAGCTGCCAAACAGATAGTGGGAGGCCCAACTATCCCATCGGGGAGGAGGATCTCATGGCAGGCAGCCCCTCGGAGATGAGATCCAAATCCAAGTGGCTACGCCGAATGGGCACCACCGAGTGGAAGTTTGTTTACACCCCTTCATCTCACCGAACCCCTATAGTATGCGTGTAAGGTTTTGGATGTCCTCCTTAAATGGTGCCACAAAAAAAGCTGCATCATCTGCATAGTGCAAGCTCTAGAAGATGGTTCTGCGGCCCCTAATATTTTAAGAAGGCCAAGCCTCATGGCCAAGTCGAGTATTTGCTGAAGGTCTGAAGGTGGTCAATGGCAATGACAAAGAGTAGCGGAGAGAGCGGTTCACGCTACCTCAGTCCTCAGCCGTGAGCGATGGGGGACCCGGAACCCCATTGAGGAGGACACTCAAAGAGGAGATGCAGAGAAGGGTTGTGATCCAATCATTAAATGTCCTAGGGAAGCCTTTCCTTTGAAGAATGCCAAGAATGTAGCCCCAACGCACTGAAGCGAACACTTTCGGAGTGTCAAGCTTGAAGAGAAGTTTTGGGGTCCTATTTTTGTGAAGCCAGCGGGCAAGGTTCCTAACATAAATTATCATGGATCTTCTCCTCTTAATGaaggagctttgggtgttggagaCGAGGTCGTTCATAAGAGGGAAAAGCCAAGTGGCAAGCATCACGGCGATGGTATGGATGAGACTAGTGGGTCTAAACTCGGTGATGTCTTCTGCCCTATCCTTCTTAGGTAAGAGCACAATATTTGTGGAGTCGGGCCAATGTTAGTTTGCAACGTGTTGGTTGGTAAAATTATGAATCACATTCATCACCTCCACATCACATTAATGATGTTCCAACAACTCTTAAAAAAAGCAGCGGTGAAGCCTTCCCGGTCAGATGCCTTGTCACTCGGCATGCATTTGGTCAATGGTGCTCCGTGCTCTTGGCCTTCTCGGTGAACGGATCATAGGTGCCCTCTTAGTCGGTGTGCACTAAATTTAGATCCTCCCAATTAAAATCTTGGGTTCTCGCACGACCTCTACCAATGACATTGGAATAACGATCATGGACAATCGTTTCCTTCTCCAACTGTCGTTGTGCTTTAGCCGACGGGTGTAGTTTTTGCATTGTCTCGCATTGACTCTGAGATGGAAAACTTTAGTGTTGGCGATGCAGGCGCATTGCTTCTTGCGTGCCCTTTCCAAGACAGAAGGCCCGTGACCTTCCTCATGTATAGGTACTTGTTGGTAGGGAGTCTTCTTTCAGACCTGCTTGCATTGTACTCCTACTTTGTAGCTGTATGatacttttttttttgcgggattgTAGCTGTATGATACTGCCAAGTGCCAACACAGGCTGGCCCTTATGGCTTCTTAGGAACACACGTAGCACTATTAGTACATGCTTTGCTTCCACAGGGAAGGGAAGGGAATCTCTCTGGTGTTAATCAACGAGGATGTCTTAATTTGAGACCTGATCATTGTGCCCTCTACGTGCTGTGCTCGACGTCATGTCTGTCGGTCCGCTGTCGAGCGGCGATTCCGACGTACGGCCGCCCTTGTCCGGGGGCGCCTTGTCTGTTTGACCGTATTGTTATTGAGAGTAGGATCTGCCCACTAGGCCTAACCAAGCCAAAACGTT
This region of Triticum aestivum cultivar Chinese Spring chromosome 2D, IWGSC CS RefSeq v2.1, whole genome shotgun sequence genomic DNA includes:
- the LOC123050826 gene encoding uncharacterized protein, coding for MGGDYVPILVLLCFLFRPCYPTLLESIDMDGNLQKNEKNTTVLSPKRFQFPWRADFTDEGSNIISHYAMWHTMPGQFYGLRAEMSIWASPNIENSQESGASIQIYCQDRGHYNLIQAGFHISPSLYHNRDIRFFTYWTKDSRSKGCYNLQCGGFIPASGAKLVPGQAIAPPSIYGIQDHYIRLSLNKDPNSGGWVVYRHDLETPSFLGHFPKELCPETPRIQALTGFVNYLKNAHGPPMGSGHLPDYNEKKSAYFNHIKKYNSKGQAFDPRYTGMVKLVDRKDCYDANDLFLEFKKGYTFNYGGPGGCIG